A stretch of the Rhizobium sullae genome encodes the following:
- a CDS encoding ABC transporter ATP-binding protein: MASAFDLLRIENLDVSFSVFGDKLRVVKNAELRVLPGKVTALVGESGSGKSVISQSIMGILPNAAKASGRILFTDPLNGETTDILQFGRDSEEMRDLRGQRMATIFQEPMTSLSPLHTIGNQISEVLLIHTDADKKRARERTEEMLGLVGFANPKRTYDMYPFELSGGMRQRAMIAMALICRPALLIADEPTTALDVTIQAQILELLRELQHKLGMAMLLITHDLGVVANMADEVVVIYHGEIMEAGPVNAIFRNPQHPYLKGLMAAVPHFDMKPGERLKALRDVPVNLESFLGKKQMADTDAPKLLLSVNNLSKAFTTRKRSLFGRDEAAVVRAVDDVSFDIQRGECLGLVGESGCGKTTVSKILMRAVTPDGGSVIFNDGKDVIDVLSVKGDDLQALRTKIQMVFQDPVSSLSPRMTVRNILSEPLEIHDRGDGAERKRKVEALMGAIGLDRRYLSRYPHSFSGGQRQRIGIARALALGPKLIILDEPVSALDVSVQAQILNLLKDLQKELGLTYLFISHNLAVVDYMADRIAVMCKGRIVEIAPREIILRDPVHPYTKSLLAAVPFPDLDRPLDFEALRKNGAADKQNWGITFTAEHDDASELAYADLGNGHLVRARKGADAKELRAW; encoded by the coding sequence ATGGCGTCCGCGTTCGACTTATTGCGTATCGAGAACCTTGACGTTTCATTCTCGGTGTTCGGGGATAAGCTGCGCGTTGTAAAAAATGCCGAACTGCGCGTTCTTCCGGGAAAGGTGACCGCACTGGTCGGTGAATCCGGCTCCGGCAAATCGGTCATCAGCCAGTCGATCATGGGCATCCTGCCGAACGCCGCAAAGGCAAGCGGCCGCATTCTTTTCACCGATCCACTCAATGGCGAGACTACCGATATCTTGCAATTCGGCCGCGACAGCGAGGAAATGCGGGATCTGCGCGGCCAGCGCATGGCAACGATCTTCCAGGAACCGATGACTTCGCTCTCGCCGCTCCACACGATCGGCAACCAGATCAGCGAAGTGCTGCTGATCCACACGGACGCCGATAAGAAGCGAGCGCGCGAAAGAACCGAAGAGATGCTCGGCCTTGTCGGCTTTGCCAATCCGAAACGCACCTACGACATGTATCCATTCGAGCTTTCAGGCGGCATGCGCCAGCGCGCGATGATCGCGATGGCCCTGATCTGCAGGCCGGCGTTGCTGATCGCCGACGAGCCGACGACGGCGCTCGACGTGACCATCCAGGCACAAATTCTCGAGTTGCTGCGCGAGTTGCAGCACAAACTCGGCATGGCCATGCTGCTCATTACCCATGATCTCGGCGTCGTCGCCAATATGGCCGACGAAGTCGTCGTGATCTATCACGGTGAAATCATGGAAGCTGGGCCCGTGAATGCGATATTCCGCAATCCGCAACATCCATACCTCAAGGGCCTGATGGCTGCCGTGCCACATTTCGACATGAAGCCTGGCGAGCGGCTGAAGGCCCTGCGCGATGTGCCGGTCAATCTGGAATCGTTCCTTGGCAAAAAGCAGATGGCGGATACGGACGCCCCGAAGCTTTTGCTTTCGGTCAACAACCTCTCCAAGGCCTTTACGACCCGCAAGCGCAGCCTTTTTGGTAGGGATGAAGCCGCGGTCGTGCGGGCCGTCGACGACGTCAGCTTTGATATCCAGCGGGGCGAATGTCTGGGGCTCGTCGGCGAATCCGGCTGCGGCAAGACCACTGTCAGCAAGATCCTGATGCGCGCGGTCACGCCCGACGGCGGCTCGGTGATCTTCAACGACGGCAAGGACGTGATCGACGTTCTTTCCGTCAAGGGCGACGATCTGCAGGCGCTGCGCACCAAGATCCAGATGGTGTTCCAGGATCCGGTCTCCTCGCTGTCGCCGCGCATGACAGTGCGCAACATCCTGAGCGAGCCGCTGGAAATCCATGACCGCGGAGACGGCGCCGAACGCAAGCGGAAGGTCGAAGCGCTGATGGGCGCGATCGGCCTCGACCGGCGCTACCTGAGCCGCTACCCGCACAGCTTCTCCGGCGGCCAGCGCCAGCGCATCGGCATCGCCCGCGCCCTTGCTCTCGGTCCTAAGCTCATCATCCTCGACGAACCGGTCTCTGCACTCGATGTTTCCGTGCAGGCGCAAATCCTCAATCTGCTGAAGGATCTGCAGAAAGAGCTCGGCCTGACCTACCTCTTCATTTCGCACAATCTCGCGGTTGTCGACTATATGGCCGATCGTATCGCGGTGATGTGCAAGGGCCGCATCGTCGAAATCGCCCCGCGCGAGATCATCTTGCGGGACCCGGTGCATCCCTACACGAAGTCGCTGCTTGCCGCCGTGCCCTTCCCCGATCTCGACCGGCCGCTCGATTTCGAGGCGCTACGCAAGAACGGCGCCGCCGACAAGCAGAACTGGGGCATAACCTTTACCGCTGAACATGACGACGCGTCAGAGCTCGCCTATGCCGATCTCGGCAACGGCCACCTAGTGCGCGCCCGCAAGGGTGCCGATGCAAAGGAACTACGTGCATGGTAA
- a CDS encoding adenylate/guanylate cyclase domain-containing protein: protein MSTIESSVSSILLDRVAEWLTHSSLAGDDLENIVRGFCERIAAAGLPIARVHLTFSMLHPLYDALGFTWRRASGVTIEGYRHSVGAKPDRFLQSPYYYLLDNNLQHIRRRIPLDGPAEFPIFEDLRAEKITDYLAFVQPFGDGSVQGMMGSWSTDNHFGFSDDMIDALLRMQNHLAVAAKMAVLGKLANNMLTTYLGGDAGKRVLNGQIRRGDGETIRAALVMGDMRQSTMYAEKEGRQAYIDTLNEFFDAIAAPFNRNGGEILSFLGDGFLAVYPCGRHKDPSKIASQAALSAVYQAQARVAELNNERAEKGLGAISYGIGLHIGNVMLGNVGLKDRLTFSAFGSAVNEVQRLQALTKKYNREVVASQAFAGYCGGEWTTLGEEKLRGIRQKVTILQPRAPAPALAIEGGFREVAPNGLSEAEQVILLHRDAKKQAKRPTVERFVQ, encoded by the coding sequence ATGAGCACGATCGAATCCAGCGTGTCCTCCATCCTTCTGGACCGCGTCGCCGAATGGCTGACACATTCTTCGCTTGCAGGTGATGATCTCGAGAACATCGTTCGCGGTTTCTGCGAGCGGATTGCTGCCGCCGGCCTGCCGATCGCGCGCGTGCACCTGACGTTTTCGATGCTTCATCCGCTCTATGACGCTTTGGGTTTTACCTGGCGGCGGGCGAGCGGCGTCACGATCGAGGGCTATCGCCATTCGGTAGGCGCAAAGCCCGACCGTTTTCTCCAAAGCCCCTATTATTATCTGCTGGACAACAATCTCCAGCATATCCGCCGCCGCATCCCGCTCGATGGCCCGGCGGAATTCCCGATCTTCGAGGATCTTCGCGCCGAGAAGATCACCGACTATCTTGCTTTCGTGCAGCCCTTCGGCGACGGTTCTGTCCAGGGCATGATGGGTTCGTGGTCGACGGACAATCATTTTGGTTTTTCCGACGACATGATCGATGCGCTGCTGCGCATGCAGAATCATCTGGCCGTTGCCGCCAAGATGGCCGTGCTCGGCAAGCTCGCAAACAACATGCTGACGACTTATCTCGGCGGCGATGCAGGCAAGCGCGTGCTGAACGGCCAGATCCGCCGCGGCGACGGAGAAACGATCCGAGCCGCCCTTGTGATGGGCGATATGCGCCAGTCGACGATGTATGCCGAAAAGGAAGGCCGGCAGGCCTATATCGACACGCTGAACGAATTTTTCGACGCGATAGCAGCACCGTTCAACCGCAACGGCGGCGAGATCCTGAGCTTCCTGGGTGACGGCTTCCTCGCTGTCTATCCCTGCGGCCGTCACAAGGATCCGTCGAAGATTGCCTCGCAGGCGGCCCTTTCCGCCGTTTATCAGGCGCAGGCCCGCGTTGCCGAACTCAATAACGAACGCGCCGAAAAAGGTCTTGGCGCGATCAGCTATGGCATCGGACTGCATATCGGCAACGTGATGCTTGGCAATGTCGGCCTCAAGGACCGCCTGACGTTTTCGGCCTTCGGTTCGGCCGTCAACGAGGTCCAGCGCCTGCAGGCACTGACCAAGAAGTATAATCGCGAGGTCGTTGCCAGCCAGGCGTTTGCCGGCTATTGCGGCGGCGAATGGACGACCCTCGGCGAAGAGAAGCTGCGCGGCATCCGCCAGAAGGTGACGATCCTTCAGCCGCGCGCTCCCGCACCGGCACTCGCCATTGAAGGCGGTTTCCGCGAAGTCGCCCCGAACGGCCTTTCCGAAGCCGAACAGGTCATCCTGCTCCACCGCGACGCCAAGAAGCAGGCGAAGCGGCCAACGGTCGAGAGATTCGTTCAGTAG